A stretch of DNA from Gottschalkia acidurici 9a:
GTAGAACTTTTTTAAATATAGAAAGAACCATTTTAAACTTAAAGAGATTTCAGATATAAATGAAGAATAGGACAAGCATATAGTTATGAAATACTAGATAACATAGATTGAATAATTTAAGGAACATAGTACTGAAGCTACTACAAGAACATAGAGAATTATATGACGTATTAAGTAAATTACTTACCATAATTACTAATATGAAAGCATTCCTAAACTAGTAATGATTGATAAGAGACTTAGTATAGAAATTAAGGCTATATATGTCTACATGGCAAGCTATGCAGGAGCAGAAGACACAGCTTTTCCTGGAGTTGAATTAATGATAGAGCATTTACGTATAAGCGAAAAAAGATTTTATAAATATAGAAAGGAGTTAGTAGATCAAGACTATGTTTCAATAACTAAAACTAGGAAAGAGAATAACATCTATACACTAAATCAAATAATAAAATCTCAACACAGTCAATTTGAATGCGTTCAAAGTGTTGCTACTAATAATAGTAGTATTAAAAAACAACACAATAAAAAAATAGAAAAAGTCATGTGTGTGTTAGATAAAAAATTGTTTTTGATAAGGCTAGAAAGATACTAAAAGTATCTAATGAAGACATTGACATTGTAAAAGAGAAATATGAAATTACTAAGATATCTGGGTATAAAATCTAATGATATTCAAGATAAAAGCAATATAAGAGAATAGGTAGATGCCTATTTCACAGTTTTAAGCAAAGGATAAGTAAATATAGTCTAGAATAATTGGAAAAGACGATACTTGAAAGAAGACAGGAAAGTAATTTAAAAGACTTAGACTATGTTAGAATAATTCCTTAGTAAAAAAAGTAAGTGGACAAACTCCACTTACCCCAAGTTTAAAAATAAAATAAGGTGCGATTGTTAATATTAGTTTAATTTAATATATCATATAGTCATCATCATTATAGTCATAAGACCTATCATAATCTTTATGGTTATCACTATGCTTACGACGATCACAATCTTCCAAGATTTCAAAAGCTCTAGCTACTTTATTTGCAAAATCTATAGGATCATCTATAGAAAAAAAGTGAATATAAAATAATCTTGGCTTGTCAAATAGCCAGTGATTATGAAGAGCTGTAACTTCAATGCCTTCTCTACGAAGTTCACTAATAAATGGATTAATTTCTTCTTGCAATATAACAGTTTCTCCTAAGTTTAGAGTTTTACCTTTACAATCCATTGATTCAAATGAAAAAAGAGCGTTAAGAACAAGTGGACTTTCAGTTCGTATTCCTTCAATGGTTGCTTTAATATTTCTCATACGCGTTACTGCACATAGACCATCAGTGGATGTTAAAATCTCACTTTCAAGAATACGTGCGAATCTTCTACACAAGTTAGATGAACTATTATTTGAACTCATTATTATTTCTCCCCCTCAATAATATAGTATGTCCAAGGCTTAAAATTGTTACTAAAAATTATAAGGAGGTGAATATTTTAATAGATTATATGAGTTATTAGAGGTGTACTTTAATAGCTAGTGGTGTCTTGTAAAAGCTAAGTATCATAATAAGTGTCCGTGATATAGGATTAGATATTTTATTCTTGGTTCAATCATGGTCTCATAAGAGAAAAATAATGGCAGTGCTAGATCATATACTCTCAGATCAGATTCACTTCAGTCTTATTCATCATTTAGATCACCAGTAGCATGCAATATTTGGACTTTCTAAATATAAACATTTGTATAGTACCTGAGGTAGAATTCTCATAGATATATATTTACTTCTGTCTTTTTTTATATCTTTGTTTTCATAAGCAGCAATAAAATTCCATCCACGATCGTTAACTGCTGTTATACGTACAGTTCCTTGTATCATATAAGCCCACTCTGATTGCTGATGCCAATGAACCTCACGTATGCCACCAGGTGTCAATCGCTTCCATTGTGGTTGCTACTGGAAGTTCCCTAGCAGTAATCTCACGAGACTGTCCACTTCGTCTTAATACCATAGTAGTATCAGAAAAAGAAAATTTCAAGTTGGGAATCACACCAGTATCTGTAGCATGTGAGACAAGCATGTTATGATTTCGAAGATCCCGAAGGATATTACGTGGGTCTGCATCGGTTGCACCATCTCCATTTTTTATAGGATGTGGTATATATCCAGTAAGTTAGTTACTATTACTCTAATATCTTATTAAGTAAGGATAATATGATTAACACAAATAGCTTGGATAGCATGGATCAATATAAACTAATGAGATGCTCACAGTTACTTTACATTTAGAGAGTACTGTGCAGAATAAATTTAAGGCTCATTAACGGACATATTATTTAAGTTGCAATTTAATAAATAGAAATGTTTTTGAAAATTAAATAATACGGTGTTCAAAGGTTGATGAAATTTATGTCGAACCATAAAATATATGTTACATATGGTATAGTATTAGTATACGTTAAGTTGTAGTAATTAGATATTGTGTCATAGTTCATTTACAAAGGAGAAGGACATAATGAAAAAAGATATAAATATAAAAAAATTATATTTATTCACATTTCTATCTTTCATTTTAATCTTATTATTTCTTTATTTATTTTCACAGAAAGCTCCATACTTTTATACGGGATTCGATTACCATACAATACCAAATAGATTAAGCAAACTTGCAAACTTCACATTTATAATTTTAATTCTGATTAACTTTATATGTGTATTATTATCTATTTTTTATTCAATAAAGATAATATTTAATAAAATTAAGTAACAGTCTGACTTAGTTTGTTCTACACTAACTGAGTCACAAAATTATTGTTTTATAACATAACTGTTAAAGAATATGCAATAATACGATAGATAATAAGAGGTGAATTTATGGATAAAAGAGATAAACAAGGTAAACACATGATAGGGAAATGTAAAAAAAATTCTATGATTAATTTGTCAGAGTCAATAAATCGTTCAACAATAGGTGATTTAGGTGAGTTAACAAGATTGGGATGGATCTCCAATAT
This window harbors:
- a CDS encoding helix-turn-helix domain-containing protein translates to MIDKRLSIEIKAIYVYMASYAGAEDTAFPGVELMIEHLRISEKRFYKYRKELVDQDYVSITKTRKENNIYTLNQIIKSQHSQFECVQSVATNNSSIKKQHNKKIEKVMCVLDKKLFLIRLERY
- a CDS encoding DUF1259 domain-containing protein, coding for MSSNNSSSNLCRRFARILESEILTSTDGLCAVTRMRNIKATIEGIRTESPLVLNALFSFESMDCKGKTLNLGETVILQEEINPFISELRREGIEVTALHNHWLFDKPRLFYIHFFSIDDPIDFANKVARAFEILEDCDRRKHSDNHKDYDRSYDYNDDDYMIY
- a CDS encoding cupin domain-containing protein, whose protein sequence is MTPGGIREVHWHQQSEWAYMIQGTVRITAVNDRGWNFIAAYENKDIKKDRSKYISMRILPQVLYKCLYLESPNIACYW
- a CDS encoding DUF6366 family protein, whose product is MDKRDKQGKHMIGKCKKNSMINLSESINRSTIGDLGELTRLGWISNIIIIVIIIGILFFLSKCSN